One stretch of Candidatus Bathyarchaeia archaeon DNA includes these proteins:
- the glmU gene encoding bifunctional sugar-1-phosphate nucleotidylyltransferase/acetyltransferase, which yields MKAVLLAAGEGLRLLPVTATRPKHLIRVGGKPILQHSLDALKANGVTEAVIVTHYMGDAIRGYFGDGTEFGFKLEYVEQKEVLGTGNAASVAEPFVEGDFMLVYGDLLFSSQAIKTVLDAYGSGEAAAAMAVVSVDKPESYGIIDPAKDRTVKRIVEKPSRESAPSNLANAGLYVFGKDVFDALRRVERSPRGEWELTDAVTLLVSEGKRVLAAEISRGDWFDVGRPWDLLDANTWALQRMEHKVLGNVEQGAHLLGPVTVAETARVRSGAYIEGPCFIDEGADVGPNCFIRPCTSIGKKARVGNACEVKNSIVMDGTHVGHLSYVGDSILCEKCNLGAGTKTANLRLDDGHVKMMVKDKVVDTGRRKLGAILGDNVKTGIGALLMPGVKVGNDSWVGAGVLLERDLPANSMVSVRQNWEKQEKRKQPTS from the coding sequence ATGAAGGCGGTTTTGTTAGCGGCAGGCGAAGGCTTAAGGCTGCTTCCAGTCACGGCGACCCGACCCAAACACTTAATTCGTGTCGGCGGCAAACCCATTCTACAACACAGCTTAGACGCGTTGAAAGCCAACGGAGTAACCGAAGCTGTCATAGTCACCCACTACATGGGCGACGCCATCCGCGGCTACTTCGGCGACGGCACAGAATTTGGTTTTAAGCTGGAGTACGTGGAGCAGAAAGAAGTTTTGGGGACTGGAAACGCGGCCAGTGTGGCTGAGCCGTTTGTGGAGGGCGATTTCATGCTGGTTTACGGGGATTTGCTGTTTTCCTCGCAAGCCATCAAAACGGTCTTAGACGCTTATGGGTCTGGGGAGGCTGCGGCGGCTATGGCGGTTGTCTCTGTGGATAAGCCTGAAAGCTACGGCATCATTGACCCCGCAAAAGACAGAACCGTTAAACGTATCGTCGAGAAGCCCAGCCGCGAATCTGCCCCCTCAAACTTGGCAAACGCGGGTTTGTACGTGTTTGGCAAAGACGTGTTTGACGCGTTGAGGCGGGTGGAGCGTTCGCCGCGGGGCGAGTGGGAACTCACCGACGCCGTGACCCTGCTGGTTTCGGAGGGCAAACGAGTTTTGGCGGCGGAAATCTCGCGTGGTGACTGGTTTGATGTGGGGCGCCCGTGGGATTTGCTGGATGCCAACACGTGGGCACTGCAACGCATGGAGCACAAGGTTCTGGGCAATGTGGAGCAAGGCGCGCATTTGCTGGGTCCGGTTACGGTGGCGGAGACGGCGCGTGTGCGTTCAGGAGCCTACATTGAAGGCCCATGCTTCATCGACGAAGGCGCAGATGTGGGACCCAACTGCTTCATCCGCCCCTGCACGAGCATTGGCAAAAAAGCCCGCGTTGGCAATGCCTGCGAAGTCAAAAACAGTATAGTCATGGACGGCACCCACGTGGGGCACCTGAGCTACGTCGGCGACAGCATCCTCTGCGAAAAATGCAATCTGGGGGCAGGCACCAAAACCGCGAACCTGCGGCTGGACGATGGGCACGTGAAGATGATGGTTAAAGATAAAGTCGTGGATACGGGCAGGCGAAAGTTAGGCGCCATCTTGGGGGACAATGTGAAGACGGGAATAGGCGCGTTACTCATGCCGGGTGTGAAAGTTGGCAACGACAGTTGGGTAGGCGCAGGGGTGTTGCTGGAACGGGATTTGCCTGCAAATTCGATGGTGTCTGTGCGGCAGAACTGGGAAAAGCAGGAAAAAAGAAAACAGCCCACTTCTTAG
- the glmM gene encoding phosphoglucosamine mutase: MGKLFGSSGVRGLVNVVLTPQLACKVGMAVAAQAKAQRAVVGRDTRVSGPMLEDALVAGLTAAGVDVSLVGTVPTGAVAYLTKTLGADVGFMLTASHNPPQYNGIKVFRGDSLSFTDAEQNAVEEIIAQNRYALADWRKVGAASKIEASHLYMDMLKKAGALQKPWRVVVDPGCGATYQTAPAALSASGCKTTAINAQPDGYFPARKSEPTAESLTSLSQTVKALKADVGLAFDGDGDRVAFVDENGAFVDFDRALAAYAAYALKRSGGGTVVTNVEASMCVETMAARFGGKVMRVRVGDVYVSEAMAEVGAVFGGEPCGAWVHPKLHWCPDGPLSAVLMLKALEEENLSLSAFIVQVPQYVTLRENLTCKNEQKKQIVADLKKTITQSFPDFTDLSTVDGVRLALKTGWLLIRASGTEPLIRLTVEGESLKAAQEIMNQGVTLVKRYSEA, translated from the coding sequence ATGGGTAAGCTGTTTGGAAGCAGTGGAGTTCGAGGTTTAGTTAACGTTGTTTTAACGCCCCAGTTAGCCTGCAAAGTGGGTATGGCAGTTGCCGCCCAAGCAAAAGCGCAACGTGCAGTGGTGGGGCGAGACACACGGGTTTCGGGACCCATGCTTGAAGACGCCTTAGTGGCGGGTTTAACGGCGGCAGGCGTGGACGTTTCCTTGGTGGGCACGGTTCCAACGGGGGCAGTGGCGTACTTGACCAAAACGTTGGGTGCCGACGTGGGGTTCATGCTTACTGCGTCACATAATCCGCCCCAGTACAACGGCATCAAGGTGTTCCGCGGTGACAGCCTCTCTTTCACGGACGCAGAACAGAACGCGGTCGAAGAAATCATTGCCCAAAACCGCTATGCACTGGCAGATTGGCGCAAAGTCGGCGCCGCCTCCAAAATCGAAGCCAGCCACCTGTATATGGATATGCTCAAAAAGGCGGGTGCCCTGCAGAAGCCTTGGCGCGTCGTCGTAGACCCAGGTTGCGGCGCAACCTACCAGACCGCACCTGCAGCCTTATCCGCTTCGGGATGCAAAACCACAGCCATAAACGCGCAGCCCGACGGCTACTTCCCCGCCCGCAAATCCGAACCCACAGCCGAATCCCTCACCAGCCTATCCCAAACCGTAAAGGCACTGAAGGCGGATGTTGGATTGGCGTTTGACGGGGACGGCGACCGAGTGGCGTTTGTGGATGAAAACGGGGCGTTTGTGGATTTTGACCGCGCTCTTGCGGCTTATGCAGCGTATGCGCTTAAGCGGAGCGGTGGGGGAACGGTGGTTACGAATGTTGAGGCTTCGATGTGTGTGGAGACTATGGCGGCACGGTTTGGCGGCAAGGTGATGCGTGTTAGGGTTGGAGATGTTTATGTTTCGGAGGCTATGGCGGAGGTTGGGGCGGTTTTCGGTGGTGAACCCTGCGGCGCGTGGGTGCATCCTAAGCTGCATTGGTGCCCTGATGGCCCCCTCTCCGCTGTGCTTATGCTTAAGGCGCTGGAGGAAGAAAACCTCAGCTTAAGCGCGTTCATTGTCCAAGTGCCTCAGTATGTGACTTTGCGCGAGAACCTTACCTGCAAAAACGAGCAGAAAAAACAAATCGTAGCCGACCTGAAAAAGACAATAACCCAAAGCTTCCCAGACTTCACTGACCTGTCAACGGTGGATGGGGTGCGTTTAGCCCTCAAAACGGGTTGGCTGCTTATTCGCGCGTCAGGCACGGAGCCGCTGATTCGGCTGACGGTGGAGGGTGAATCGTTAAAAGCGGCTCAAGAGATAATGAATCAAGGCGTAACGCTCGTTAAGAGGTACAGTGAGGCATAG
- a CDS encoding PAC2 family protein, with amino-acid sequence MVCSVELLEKPQLNNPLLIEGLPGIGFVANIAALHLITELKAKKFCEILSSSFQDFAILNEAGGATSPLNELYYVKRGEGERDLIIWYGNTQALTTPGQYELCGKVLDIAQDLGCRDAVSLGGFKKDEVKGVPSLYCAASDEATLQRVLSADSKIMVGHIFGIAGLVIGLCQLRGLTAYALLVDTVGMVPDAAATRVALSALGKHLGLELDLSGVDAAAAQTKRLLESFGLIRNISEEKKKEEEALRWYI; translated from the coding sequence ATGGTCTGCAGTGTAGAACTCCTCGAGAAACCTCAACTTAACAATCCCCTCTTAATTGAAGGCTTGCCCGGAATCGGTTTTGTCGCCAACATAGCAGCGCTGCACCTGATAACTGAGTTGAAAGCCAAAAAATTCTGCGAAATCCTATCCAGCAGCTTCCAAGACTTCGCCATCCTCAACGAAGCTGGCGGTGCAACTTCTCCCTTAAACGAGCTTTACTACGTTAAACGTGGCGAGGGTGAACGTGACCTTATCATATGGTATGGCAACACACAGGCGCTCACCACTCCTGGGCAGTACGAGTTATGCGGTAAAGTTCTGGATATAGCGCAGGATTTGGGTTGTCGGGATGCGGTTTCTTTGGGTGGTTTTAAGAAGGATGAGGTTAAAGGTGTGCCTTCGCTTTATTGCGCCGCTTCAGATGAGGCTACGTTGCAGAGGGTTTTGAGTGCGGATTCTAAGATTATGGTCGGCCACATTTTTGGCATCGCGGGGCTTGTGATTGGGTTATGCCAACTGCGGGGACTCACGGCGTACGCTTTGTTGGTGGATACGGTGGGTATGGTTCCTGATGCTGCAGCAACTAGAGTGGCTTTGTCGGCGTTGGGTAAGCATTTGGGGTTAGAATTGGACTTGTCTGGTGTCGATGCAGCTGCAGCGCAAACAAAACGACTGCTGGAGTCATTTGGGCTAATTCGCAACATCTCTGAAGAAAAGAAGAAAGAGGAAGAGGCGTTGCGCTGGTACATTTAG
- a CDS encoding Lsm family RNA-binding protein — MSVAQRKLASEIVALVDKPVTINTTTNKKFIGTLTGINPDTLTLCIAEAKDETGQVFRRLFLNGAVVAQIASTEKPFDLKALAQRLEKVFPTMVKLYEDLGFIWVMDKVKLTEKGVVEGSGPAAERVQRVYDLFMSENKA, encoded by the coding sequence GTGTCAGTTGCGCAAAGAAAACTCGCAAGCGAAATCGTCGCGCTGGTAGACAAGCCAGTCACCATTAACACAACCACCAACAAGAAGTTCATTGGCACACTCACAGGCATTAACCCAGATACCCTTACCCTCTGCATAGCCGAAGCAAAAGACGAAACCGGCCAAGTCTTCCGCAGACTATTCCTCAACGGCGCAGTCGTCGCCCAAATCGCCAGCACCGAAAAACCCTTTGACCTCAAAGCCCTCGCCCAAAGACTCGAAAAAGTCTTCCCAACCATGGTTAAACTCTACGAAGATTTAGGCTTCATCTGGGTCATGGACAAAGTCAAATTGACCGAAAAAGGCGTCGTGGAAGGTTCAGGTCCAGCTGCAGAACGTGTGCAAAGAGTTTACGACTTGTTCATGAGCGAAAACAAAGCCTAA
- a CDS encoding DUF362 domain-containing protein has translation MTVHFVPWNPSNNLLEETKRLYTEAGTFDCIQKGDLVAIKLHVGELGNPYYVQPFFVHEVVRQVKEAGGKPFLTDSNTLYLAQRHNAIDHTHTALMNGFGTVAPFVVADGLRGESHRTVKTKGILDEIEVSGAIAEADAMIVISHCKGHELSGFGGAIKNLGMGCTPGVGKLRQHRTVGIEIDTSKCVGCGKCKVACPNHFPDIIEGKARNTSPLCMRCPICVEACPMDAISFVDKPNLGRALASAALGVLSTFKPGKVSFVSFAKDIAQYCDCLPNAGERVMKDIGVYASDSAVSIDGAFLSMANYQILNDSSHVDCMLQVQEAKAIGIEGDVKPEIIKI, from the coding sequence GTGACTGTCCATTTTGTTCCTTGGAACCCTTCCAATAACCTGCTTGAAGAAACCAAACGGCTCTACACCGAAGCAGGCACCTTCGACTGCATCCAGAAAGGTGACTTGGTCGCCATCAAACTACACGTCGGCGAGTTGGGCAACCCCTACTACGTGCAGCCCTTCTTCGTGCATGAAGTTGTCCGCCAAGTCAAAGAAGCCGGCGGCAAGCCCTTCCTAACAGACTCCAACACCCTCTACCTTGCCCAACGCCACAACGCCATCGACCACACCCACACCGCCCTCATGAACGGCTTTGGCACCGTTGCCCCATTCGTGGTTGCCGACGGCTTACGCGGCGAAAGCCACCGTACAGTGAAAACCAAGGGCATCTTGGACGAAATTGAGGTTTCAGGTGCCATAGCCGAAGCCGACGCCATGATAGTCATCTCCCACTGCAAAGGACACGAACTCAGCGGCTTTGGGGGCGCAATCAAAAACCTTGGCATGGGCTGCACGCCGGGAGTGGGGAAACTGCGGCAGCACCGAACCGTAGGCATCGAGATTGACACCAGCAAATGTGTCGGCTGCGGCAAATGCAAAGTCGCTTGCCCCAACCATTTTCCCGACATAATTGAGGGCAAAGCCCGAAATACCTCGCCGCTTTGCATGCGGTGTCCCATCTGTGTGGAAGCTTGCCCGATGGATGCCATCAGCTTTGTGGATAAACCTAATCTTGGCCGGGCCTTGGCTTCAGCGGCGCTTGGGGTGCTTTCCACGTTTAAACCAGGCAAAGTCTCGTTTGTGAGTTTTGCAAAAGACATCGCCCAGTACTGTGACTGTTTACCTAACGCAGGAGAACGCGTTATGAAAGACATCGGCGTGTATGCCTCTGACTCCGCGGTATCCATAGACGGCGCGTTTTTGTCCATGGCAAACTATCAAATCCTCAATGACTCCTCTCATGTGGATTGCATGCTGCAGGTGCAGGAAGCCAAAGCGATTGGCATTGAAGGCGACGTAAAACCAGAAATCATCAAAATCTAA
- a CDS encoding Mov34/MPN/PAD-1 family protein, producing MGKTVYLSELCLASLITSCLETPHKETGGILIGKEDKRFVKGQRTDCLVLDVAYPVQTSESGKSFWVPSNRAAYNRIKDTINSMSFQIIGEYHSHINSPPELSKDDKDFIKGEVFGSKKNGVEPPNWLELVLNIESKTYTRKHAQSFDCSFLKKRVRFNIRGINSPLVGYSITVSAYQFNPETESFEEANIHIP from the coding sequence ATGGGAAAAACGGTTTACCTTTCGGAATTGTGCCTTGCGTCCCTTATCACTTCTTGCTTGGAGACGCCTCACAAGGAAACTGGCGGCATTCTGATAGGCAAAGAAGACAAGCGTTTTGTGAAGGGGCAGCGAACTGATTGTTTAGTGTTGGATGTTGCCTACCCTGTTCAAACGTCTGAAAGCGGGAAATCTTTCTGGGTTCCCAGTAACCGCGCGGCATACAACCGAATAAAAGACACCATAAACTCGATGAGTTTCCAGATTATCGGCGAGTACCACAGCCACATTAACAGCCCTCCTGAATTATCCAAGGACGACAAGGACTTCATCAAGGGCGAAGTTTTTGGCTCCAAGAAAAACGGGGTTGAACCCCCAAACTGGCTTGAGCTGGTTTTGAACATCGAATCCAAAACCTACACCCGCAAACATGCTCAGAGTTTTGACTGCAGCTTCCTCAAAAAGAGAGTCCGCTTTAACATCCGCGGAATAAACAGTCCCCTTGTCGGCTACTCAATAACCGTAAGCGCCTACCAGTTCAATCCTGAAACGGAAAGCTTTGAAGAAGCAAACATCCACATTCCATAA
- a CDS encoding PAS domain S-box protein, which produces MDMYSGLSLLAGFICLALGFVVYSLNRRAESNKLFALASIAGFFYTLTTVLMWQAPNLESAYFWNKVGSIWPFFVVLVVHFALVFTQSSWLKNKFTLIALYLPAVFFWLVEVLTDWVNTVPVLKYWGYTDAPAATWIYAASTLWSAILPLLAFALCFRFYRKTSGETARKRRKFVTVGFGIPVVVFVITNMLFRSVGVDVPNLGHISIIFFGGLVGYAILKHDLFAFDAAFAAESILSTIPDSLILADIEGKMIRVNERLVNFLGYREEELIGESITKLCVDAHCLGTLKDLVEKRVINNCEVTCETKCGGEKQVLFSGSMVRSKTGRDIGIVCVLHNITERKKAEEDLANNRNYLETLLNSMLSGIIVIDASTHMIIDLNTTALKMIGATREEVLGRICHKFICPSERGKCPITDLGLPVDIQERVLLTANGDVTWILKNVTKLEANGRLLLIENFVDISERKQMQEKILRSERLASIGELAGQIGHDLRNPLTGIKSGAYFLKQKGDKITKADQKMILGIIENAVDDSNRIINCLIDYSSDLRLNITKSLLNSLLSRALLAVHIPPRIEIQNHVQDTIELSVDEPKIEQVFEHILCNSVEAIPEAGTIEVWGVQKGSNVEISFVDSGVGIPDCVLSKMFSPLNTTKAKGMGLSLAICKRIVEAHEGTIELKSTSGKGTTVIITLPLMPKPKNEFETNRCLLSCDISD; this is translated from the coding sequence ATGGATATGTACTCGGGGCTTTCGTTACTTGCGGGTTTTATCTGCCTTGCACTGGGTTTTGTTGTTTACTCTTTGAACCGAAGAGCAGAGTCAAACAAGCTTTTTGCTTTAGCAAGCATCGCAGGTTTTTTTTACACCCTAACCACTGTTCTAATGTGGCAAGCACCCAATCTTGAAAGCGCGTACTTTTGGAATAAAGTTGGCTCCATCTGGCCTTTCTTTGTGGTTTTGGTTGTCCATTTCGCGTTGGTTTTCACCCAAAGTAGCTGGCTAAAAAACAAATTCACTCTTATTGCGTTGTATCTGCCCGCTGTTTTCTTTTGGCTTGTTGAGGTTTTGACTGATTGGGTAAACACTGTTCCTGTTTTAAAGTATTGGGGATACACCGATGCTCCCGCAGCCACATGGATTTACGCTGCCAGCACACTTTGGTCAGCGATTTTGCCGCTTCTGGCATTTGCTCTATGTTTTAGGTTCTACCGTAAAACCAGCGGGGAAACTGCACGAAAGCGAAGAAAGTTTGTGACGGTAGGCTTTGGGATTCCTGTTGTTGTTTTTGTAATTACTAACATGCTGTTTCGTTCGGTAGGCGTGGATGTGCCCAACTTAGGGCATATATCCATTATTTTTTTTGGCGGTTTGGTGGGGTACGCGATTCTGAAACACGATTTGTTCGCTTTTGATGCGGCTTTTGCAGCTGAAAGCATTCTCTCCACAATTCCTGACTCGCTTATTTTGGCAGACATTGAAGGCAAGATGATTCGGGTAAATGAACGATTGGTGAATTTTCTTGGTTACCGCGAAGAAGAGTTAATCGGGGAATCAATTACTAAATTATGTGTCGATGCGCATTGTCTGGGCACCTTAAAGGACCTGGTGGAAAAAAGAGTAATTAACAATTGTGAAGTTACCTGTGAAACAAAGTGTGGTGGAGAAAAGCAGGTTCTGTTCTCAGGGTCGATGGTGCGGAGCAAAACAGGTCGAGACATCGGTATAGTTTGTGTTCTGCATAACATCACTGAACGGAAAAAAGCTGAGGAAGACCTTGCCAATAACAGGAATTATCTTGAGACTTTGCTGAACTCAATGCTTTCGGGAATTATAGTAATCGACGCCAGCACCCATATGATTATTGATTTGAACACAACGGCACTTAAGATGATTGGAGCTACTCGGGAAGAAGTGTTGGGGCGGATATGCCACAAGTTTATCTGTCCCTCCGAAAGAGGAAAATGCCCCATAACCGACTTAGGCTTACCTGTAGATATTCAAGAACGCGTGCTTCTCACCGCGAACGGCGACGTAACCTGGATACTTAAGAACGTTACAAAACTGGAGGCTAACGGCAGACTTTTGCTGATTGAAAACTTTGTTGACATTTCCGAACGCAAGCAGATGCAAGAAAAAATCCTGCGGTCGGAGCGGCTTGCTTCAATTGGGGAGTTGGCGGGGCAGATTGGGCATGACCTGCGAAATCCCTTAACGGGAATCAAAAGCGGCGCTTATTTCTTAAAGCAGAAAGGCGACAAAATCACCAAGGCTGACCAGAAGATGATTTTGGGCATTATAGAAAACGCGGTTGACGATTCAAACCGAATCATCAATTGCCTAATTGATTACTCAAGTGATTTACGCTTAAACATCACAAAATCTCTGCTTAACTCTCTGCTTTCGCGAGCTTTGCTTGCTGTTCATATTCCCCCACGTATTGAAATCCAAAATCATGTTCAGGACACAATCGAGTTGTCCGTGGATGAGCCCAAAATTGAGCAGGTCTTCGAACATATTTTATGCAACTCAGTTGAGGCTATACCTGAAGCGGGAACTATAGAAGTTTGGGGGGTCCAAAAAGGCTCAAACGTAGAGATTTCTTTTGTTGATTCTGGTGTTGGCATACCTGACTGTGTTTTGTCCAAAATGTTTTCTCCGCTGAACACCACCAAAGCCAAAGGCATGGGGCTCAGCTTGGCAATCTGTAAACGTATTGTTGAGGCGCATGAAGGCACAATTGAGCTTAAAAGCACATCAGGCAAAGGAACAACAGTAATTATCACTCTTCCGTTGATGCCTAAGCCTAAAAATGAGTTTGAAACCAACCGTTGTTTGCTGTCTTGTGATATTTCTGATTAG
- a CDS encoding 4Fe-4S binding protein: MPKAIVNPNKCLRCEKCVAAQACSIKAIFRIDADEAAVVEVRLCHGCGDCVPKCPANAIVLKQ, encoded by the coding sequence ATGCCAAAAGCCATAGTCAACCCCAACAAGTGCCTGCGCTGCGAAAAATGCGTTGCTGCCCAAGCATGCTCAATTAAAGCTATTTTCCGAATTGACGCCGACGAAGCTGCTGTCGTGGAGGTCCGTTTGTGCCATGGATGTGGCGACTGTGTGCCAAAATGTCCCGCAAACGCCATTGTCCTTAAACAGTAG
- a CDS encoding carbohydrate kinase family protein, producing MTGCIKELTAFLTQQPKPLKVVAMPDFFMDRLINLPFNPQQFTTEVNGIVARKGGSIDRISQIDQHGGNAINITCALLTLGTQVTPIVCTSELGLDQIRFHLKKHKNVDLSHIKIHQKASATTALEFKTDSGKVNVMVRDLGSLIDFGPADLTQEDRTAIEEADYVCLFNWAGTLKHGTELAQAVCQHAKTKGTCKVYFDTADPLPNKKKMPEFMEKVLKSSQVDVLSLNENEAVTYASLLSSEVEEQRGKVEFNELALFSAQILAKHLHARIDLHTTSFAVSISGGRAVFAPAFKVEAKRATGAGDAWDAGNLLGDANGLSDECRLTLANAVAACYLTDPAGEHPTREMLLKFLQQTET from the coding sequence GTGACCGGATGCATAAAAGAACTAACAGCTTTCCTCACCCAACAACCAAAACCACTCAAAGTGGTAGCGATGCCAGATTTTTTCATGGACCGCCTCATAAATCTGCCCTTCAACCCCCAACAATTCACCACAGAAGTCAACGGTATCGTGGCGCGAAAAGGCGGCAGTATAGACCGAATCAGCCAGATAGACCAGCATGGAGGAAACGCCATCAACATCACATGTGCCCTGCTAACGTTGGGCACGCAGGTTACACCGATTGTTTGCACCAGCGAGTTAGGGTTGGATCAGATACGGTTCCACCTCAAAAAGCACAAAAACGTAGATTTAAGCCACATTAAAATCCACCAAAAAGCATCCGCAACCACCGCGTTAGAGTTCAAAACTGACAGCGGAAAAGTAAACGTTATGGTAAGGGATTTAGGTTCGTTGATAGATTTTGGACCAGCCGACCTCACCCAAGAAGACCGCACTGCCATTGAGGAGGCGGATTACGTGTGCCTTTTTAACTGGGCTGGAACCCTTAAACATGGCACTGAACTTGCCCAAGCAGTTTGCCAACACGCCAAAACCAAAGGCACATGCAAAGTTTACTTCGACACCGCCGACCCCCTGCCCAACAAGAAAAAAATGCCTGAGTTCATGGAGAAAGTTCTCAAGAGCAGCCAAGTTGATGTTTTAAGCTTAAACGAAAACGAGGCGGTCACCTACGCGTCTTTGCTCAGCAGCGAAGTTGAAGAGCAACGCGGAAAAGTCGAATTCAACGAGTTAGCCCTTTTCTCCGCCCAAATCTTAGCCAAACATCTGCATGCAAGAATTGATTTGCATACGACCAGTTTTGCGGTTTCGATTTCTGGGGGGCGCGCGGTTTTTGCGCCTGCCTTTAAGGTGGAGGCAAAGCGGGCGACTGGCGCGGGGGACGCGTGGGACGCGGGAAACCTGCTGGGCGACGCCAACGGGTTATCCGACGAGTGCCGATTGACGCTGGCAAACGCGGTTGCCGCATGCTACCTCACCGACCCTGCTGGGGAGCACCCCACAAGAGAGATGCTGCTTAAGTTTCTGCAGCAAACAGAGACGTAG
- a CDS encoding YihY/virulence factor BrkB family protein: protein MNRKEFLELVKTSFHKWHANNATIRAAALAFFIILPLPSVLLLTVLLYSQFYGTTQGTEQLLSQIQVLAGATIADLVGQLLEGVTNTFTSVFNSLLSIVFALAGAAGAFVVLQDTFNLVWEVHRPKGRSLKTKVRERLAPFILVLFSTVIVVGWLEYTTLLFGSLSDAIGVTGTFVSLAFFFVVQLLFSFASAAVLFGIIFKEIPDVKIEWGDVWIGAVITAVVFTILNNVFGFYLRTFPVTSVTGAAGSIIVLLIWIFVIAEALMYGAQFSKCYADTFGSHSNRKPHRLYPVELQAISKELEKVESKLNPKPSTHVERKEAEALEHETKEPEHEPTVTNEPQNASVEAREVELPAAQKNEGHEPSAKVVFEQTESADASEKEYTFEVKWKQKKKGSNKSEADKSSSETSK, encoded by the coding sequence ATGAATCGTAAAGAGTTTTTAGAACTCGTCAAAACTTCTTTTCACAAATGGCACGCTAACAACGCCACTATCCGAGCTGCAGCGTTGGCTTTTTTTATAATTTTACCTTTGCCTTCTGTTCTGCTTCTCACGGTGCTTTTATACTCTCAGTTTTATGGCACCACTCAAGGCACAGAGCAATTGCTTTCCCAGATTCAGGTACTCGCAGGTGCAACTATAGCCGACCTTGTGGGGCAGCTTTTGGAAGGCGTAACCAACACGTTCACGTCTGTTTTCAACTCCTTGCTTAGCATTGTTTTCGCCTTGGCGGGTGCAGCGGGCGCTTTTGTGGTTTTGCAAGACACGTTTAACCTTGTTTGGGAAGTGCATCGGCCTAAAGGTCGAAGTTTGAAAACAAAAGTGCGGGAACGTCTTGCTCCGTTTATTCTGGTTTTGTTTTCCACAGTCATCGTGGTGGGCTGGTTAGAGTACACTACTTTGCTTTTTGGCTCCTTAAGTGACGCCATCGGAGTTACTGGCACCTTTGTTTCTTTAGCGTTTTTCTTTGTGGTTCAGCTTTTGTTTTCTTTTGCGTCCGCTGCGGTTCTGTTTGGCATAATTTTTAAAGAAATTCCTGACGTAAAAATTGAGTGGGGCGATGTTTGGATTGGCGCCGTGATTACTGCTGTTGTTTTCACAATTTTAAACAACGTGTTTGGGTTTTACCTGCGCACCTTTCCAGTCACTTCTGTAACTGGAGCGGCGGGGTCCATTATAGTTTTGTTGATATGGATTTTTGTCATAGCCGAAGCTTTGATGTATGGGGCTCAATTCTCCAAATGTTACGCTGACACTTTTGGTTCGCATTCAAACCGTAAACCGCACCGTTTGTACCCTGTTGAGCTACAGGCGATTTCCAAAGAGCTTGAGAAAGTGGAGTCAAAACTAAATCCCAAGCCGTCAACCCATGTGGAACGCAAGGAAGCGGAAGCTTTGGAGCATGAAACCAAAGAACCTGAACATGAACCGACTGTGACCAACGAGCCTCAAAATGCTTCGGTGGAAGCGCGGGAAGTTGAACTCCCAGCAGCGCAGAAAAATGAGGGGCATGAGCCAAGTGCCAAGGTTGTTTTTGAGCAAACTGAGTCTGCTGATGCGTCTGAGAAGGAGTACACGTTTGAGGTGAAGTGGAAACAGAAGAAAAAAGGTTCCAACAAAAGTGAAGCTGACAAGTCTTCTTCTGAAACGTCTAAATGA